From a region of the Malania oleifera isolate guangnan ecotype guangnan chromosome 12, ASM2987363v1, whole genome shotgun sequence genome:
- the LOC131144742 gene encoding 65-kDa microtubule-associated protein 8 isoform X1 has product MGSFQKPMAMRSSALLETSCGYLLQELQMIWDEVGEDQFEREKVLLDLEQECLEVYRRKVDTANTSRARLHQELADSEAEFTHLLLSLGERSLPGRPGKMAGTLKEQLDSITPALREMRLRKEERMNQFRAVQGQIQKISAEIVGQSEYNDSSSNVIVNENDLSLKKLEEYQIELQRLHNEKSDRLQRVEKYITAVHNLSATLGMDSSMIITKVHPSLNELCGISKNISDSILAKLNSTVESLEEEKQKRLEKLHHLGKALTNLWNLMDTPYEDRQLFSHITDLLSASSAEVSTPGSLTLSIIQQVDTEVKRMDQLKASKMKELFLKKQIELEEICNRSHMEIPSRSEMDNIINLINSGEIDHADLLTSMDEQISRAKEEAYSRKAIMEKVDKWMLARDEERWLEEYSMDDNRYSVSRGAHRNLRRAERARITVNKIPALVDLLITKTKSWEEERNKVFLYDEVPLLAMLEEYILCRQEREEEKQRQRPFPQEKKKVQGQVAEQENLFGSRPSTSTRRLSNQSINGGISTASPLNRRLSLSIQQLGSNSINSATLGMSFMKEGKKTRGQKLLARPGLASHLRDETASVVSTFSGPLSP; this is encoded by the exons TAGAAGAAAAGTTGACACTGCAAATACTTCAAGAGCTCGCCTCCATCAAGAGTTGGCTGATTCTGAAGCTGAATTCACCCATCTTCTGTTGTCCCTCGGTGAACGATCCCTCCCTGGACGG CCAGGAAAAATGGCCGGAACACTTAAGGAACAGTTAGATTCAATCACCCCAGCTCTACGGGAGATGCGGCTGAGGAAAGAAGAGAGAATGAACCAGTTTCGAGCTGTGCAAGGGCAGATTCAGAAGATTTCTGCAGAAATAGTAGGTCAATCAGAGTACAATGATTCATCATCAAATGTCATAGTGAATGAGAATGATCTCTCACTTAAGAAACTCGAGGAGTACCAAATTGAGCTACAAAGACTCCATAATGAGAAG AGTGACAGACTCCAGAGAGTAGAAAAGTATATAACTGCAGTCCACAATCTATCTGCGACACTCGGGATGGATTCCTCCATGATCATTACAAAGGTTCACCCAAGCTTGAATGAGTTGTGTGGGATATCGAAAAACATAAGCGACAGTATTTTGGCTAAACTCAACAGCACTGTGGAGTCTCTTGAAGAAGAAAAGCAAAAGCGTCTTGAGAAG CTTCACCATCTTGGAAAAGCACTGACAAACTTGTGGAACCTCATGGATACCCCCTACGAGGACCGTCAATTGTTTTCGCATATTACTGATCTATTATCAGCTTCATCAGCAGAGGTATCTACTCCTGGAAGTCTTACCCTCAGCATTATACAACAG GTTGATACTGAAGTCAAGAGAATGGATCAGTTAAAAGCAAGCAAGATGAAAGAGCTTTTCCTAAAGAAACAGATAGAGCTTGAAGAGATATGCAACAGATCACACATGGAGATCCCTTCACGATCAGAGATGGATAATATAATAAACCTTATAAATTCTG GGGAGATTGACCATGCCGATCTCCTCACAAGCATGGACGAACAGATATCAAGGGCAAAAGAAGAAGCTTATAGTAGAAAGGCTATCATGGAGAAGGTAGACAAATGGATGTTAGCACGTGACGAAGAGCGATGGCTGGAAGAATATAGCATG GATGACAATAGATATTCAGTCAGCAGAGGAGCTCACAGGAATTTGAGACGTGCAGAACGTGCCCGAATAACAGTAAACAAAATCCCAG CTTTGGTGGATTTGCTGATAACAAAGACAAAGAGCTGGGAAGAAGAACGAAATAAAGTTTTCTTGTACGATGAG GTACCTCTCTTGGCAATGCTGGAGGAGTATATATTGTGCAGGCAagaaagagaagaggagaagCAAAGGCAAAGG CCATTCCCCCAGGAAAAGAAGAAGGTGCAAGGTCAAGTAGCTGAGCAAGAAAATTTGTTCGGGTCCAGGCCAAGCACCAGCACTCGGCGACTTTCAAACCAGAGCATAAATGGAGGCATTAGCACTGCAAGCCCCTTAAATAGAAGGCTTTCTCTGAGCATCCAGCAGCTAGGGTCAAACAGCATCAACTCAGCAACTCTAGGCATGTCTTTCATGAAGGAAGGAAAGAAGACACGTGGACAAAAATTGCTTGCTCGGCCTGGCCTTGCTTCTCATCTTAGGGATGAAACAGCTTCAGTGGTCTCAACATTTTCAGGTCCTTTATCTCCATGA
- the LOC131144742 gene encoding 65-kDa microtubule-associated protein 8 isoform X2: MGSFQKPMAMRSSALLETSCGYLLQELQMIWDEVGEDQFEREKVLLDLEQECLEVYRRKVDTANTSRARLHQELADSEAEFTHLLLSLGERSLPGRPGKMAGTLKEQLDSITPALREMRLRKEERMNQFRAVQGQIQKISAEIVGQSEYNDSSSNVIVNENDLSLKKLEEYQIELQRLHNEKSDRLQRVEKYITAVHNLSATLGMDSSMIITKVHPSLNELCGISKNISDSILAKLNSTVESLEEEKQKRLEKLHHLGKALTNLWNLMDTPYEDRQLFSHITDLLSASSAEVSTPGSLTLSIIQQVDTEVKRMDQLKASKMKELFLKKQIELEEICNRSHMEIPSRSEMDNIINLINSGEIDHADLLTSMDEQISRAKEEAYSRKAIMEKVDKWMLARDEERWLEEYSMDDNRYSVSRGAHRNLRRAERARITVNKIPALVDLLITKTKSWEEERNKVFLYDEVPLLAMLEEYILCRQEREEEKQRQREKKKVQGQVAEQENLFGSRPSTSTRRLSNQSINGGISTASPLNRRLSLSIQQLGSNSINSATLGMSFMKEGKKTRGQKLLARPGLASHLRDETASVVSTFSGPLSP; this comes from the exons TAGAAGAAAAGTTGACACTGCAAATACTTCAAGAGCTCGCCTCCATCAAGAGTTGGCTGATTCTGAAGCTGAATTCACCCATCTTCTGTTGTCCCTCGGTGAACGATCCCTCCCTGGACGG CCAGGAAAAATGGCCGGAACACTTAAGGAACAGTTAGATTCAATCACCCCAGCTCTACGGGAGATGCGGCTGAGGAAAGAAGAGAGAATGAACCAGTTTCGAGCTGTGCAAGGGCAGATTCAGAAGATTTCTGCAGAAATAGTAGGTCAATCAGAGTACAATGATTCATCATCAAATGTCATAGTGAATGAGAATGATCTCTCACTTAAGAAACTCGAGGAGTACCAAATTGAGCTACAAAGACTCCATAATGAGAAG AGTGACAGACTCCAGAGAGTAGAAAAGTATATAACTGCAGTCCACAATCTATCTGCGACACTCGGGATGGATTCCTCCATGATCATTACAAAGGTTCACCCAAGCTTGAATGAGTTGTGTGGGATATCGAAAAACATAAGCGACAGTATTTTGGCTAAACTCAACAGCACTGTGGAGTCTCTTGAAGAAGAAAAGCAAAAGCGTCTTGAGAAG CTTCACCATCTTGGAAAAGCACTGACAAACTTGTGGAACCTCATGGATACCCCCTACGAGGACCGTCAATTGTTTTCGCATATTACTGATCTATTATCAGCTTCATCAGCAGAGGTATCTACTCCTGGAAGTCTTACCCTCAGCATTATACAACAG GTTGATACTGAAGTCAAGAGAATGGATCAGTTAAAAGCAAGCAAGATGAAAGAGCTTTTCCTAAAGAAACAGATAGAGCTTGAAGAGATATGCAACAGATCACACATGGAGATCCCTTCACGATCAGAGATGGATAATATAATAAACCTTATAAATTCTG GGGAGATTGACCATGCCGATCTCCTCACAAGCATGGACGAACAGATATCAAGGGCAAAAGAAGAAGCTTATAGTAGAAAGGCTATCATGGAGAAGGTAGACAAATGGATGTTAGCACGTGACGAAGAGCGATGGCTGGAAGAATATAGCATG GATGACAATAGATATTCAGTCAGCAGAGGAGCTCACAGGAATTTGAGACGTGCAGAACGTGCCCGAATAACAGTAAACAAAATCCCAG CTTTGGTGGATTTGCTGATAACAAAGACAAAGAGCTGGGAAGAAGAACGAAATAAAGTTTTCTTGTACGATGAG GTACCTCTCTTGGCAATGCTGGAGGAGTATATATTGTGCAGGCAagaaagagaagaggagaagCAAAGGCAAAGG GAAAAGAAGAAGGTGCAAGGTCAAGTAGCTGAGCAAGAAAATTTGTTCGGGTCCAGGCCAAGCACCAGCACTCGGCGACTTTCAAACCAGAGCATAAATGGAGGCATTAGCACTGCAAGCCCCTTAAATAGAAGGCTTTCTCTGAGCATCCAGCAGCTAGGGTCAAACAGCATCAACTCAGCAACTCTAGGCATGTCTTTCATGAAGGAAGGAAAGAAGACACGTGGACAAAAATTGCTTGCTCGGCCTGGCCTTGCTTCTCATCTTAGGGATGAAACAGCTTCAGTGGTCTCAACATTTTCAGGTCCTTTATCTCCATGA